A region of the Deinococcus psychrotolerans genome:
TACCAGAACCGAATCTCAGGCCCCGGCTTCCACCCTTTCCCTCCTCGCTTATCTGCTGGCTGGAACCTTCTTCGGCGTCGTTCTGGTCAAGAGCGAGGCCGCCAGTTGGTACCGCATTCAGGAGATGTTCCACTTTCAGTCGTTTCACATGTACGGCCTGATCGGTTCAGCCGTGCTGACGGGCATGCTGACCACCGGGCTGCTCCGGCATTTTCGAGCACGCTCGCTGGACGGCCAGGCCATCAAGATTCAGCACAAGGCCCCCGGACTGCCCCGTTACGTCTTCGGGGGCCTGACGTTCGGCCTCGGCTGGGGTCTGGCAGGTGTCTGTCCAGGGCCGATTTTTACCTTACTCGGCAGCGGCATCTGGGCCATGCTGATCGTGCTCCTCTTTGCCCTGATCGGCACTTGGTTGTATGGGGTGCTGCGGAACCGCTTACCGCATTGAGCGCAACCTGAAACTTTCAGGTCAGGGCTTGATGTAGGCAAACCCTTCCCTCTGAGCTTCAGCCAGCGCCACCACCCCGGCAGGCACCACCGTGACCCATTTCGGAAGGTGCGCGGGATCAATGTCATGGCTTTTCAGAGAATTGGCGCAGGCTTGAAAGGCCACCTGTTTTTCGGCGGCCTCGGCCATTTTGGTCAGCAAGTCTGTACGGCCTAGGAAAGCATAAACGCCTGCCTCATTCGCCACAATGCGCAGAGAGATAGCTGGATAGTCGCGCAGCACGTTGGCGACGTTGCTCAAGGCGGCAGGCCAGCGATCGGCCTGGTCGATGTGCAGCACCAGTTTCAAGTTAGTCATTTTATTCCTCCTGAATAAGGATAGAGCCGTATTGAGGCGGTGTCCCTCCCCGGAGTGCCTCGGCTGGGACACCAGCATCTATTCAGGCCCGTTCTACATCAGGCCAGTCTCCTGAGCATCAGGTTCCAGTACATGAAGGGCAGACCGTGCCGCTTGAGCAGGTACATGTCGTAGCGCTCCTTGGCCTGGTTGAACGGGAAGGACGGCGTCGCCTCGTTCTTGTCATTGAACTCGGCCAGAATCAGCTTGCCGCGTCCAGTTACCAGCGGGCAGGAGCCGTACCCGTTGTAGATTTGGGTGAGAGGCTGCCCCCGAATCACTGCCGCCAGATTCCCTGCCACCACCGGGGCCTGCTTGCGAATGGCCGCCCCGGTCTTGGCGTTGGGCGTGCCGATCACGTCACCCAGACCGAATACATTTTTGAAAGTGGGGTGTTGCAGGGTCGAGTGATCCACCGTCATCCAGCCTTTCAGTGGGCTGTCTTGCAGGGCCAGCGTGCTGACAGTGTTGCCTGTGCGACCAATAAAATCAAATCGTATTTCTATATAACAATTATAGGACTGGGCAATATTGTGGCCCACAATTCTGATAGCCTGACGCCGTGCGCATCAACCCGGATTATCTGGTGACCTTCAGTGCAGTGGCCGAGTTGGGGAGTGTCAGCAAGGCGGCTGAGTTTCTGCATCTCAGCCAGCCTGCTGTCTCCGGCCAGTTGCGGGCGCTGTCCGACGCGGTGGGAGCGCCGCTGTACACGCGTCACTCGCGCGGCGTTGCGCTGACCAGCGGCGGCCTTGAGTTGTTGCCGCTGGCCCAAGCGGTTGCCCGCAACATCCGGCGTGTGGGCGATCTGGCCCATCAAAACCGAAATCACCTCAAAAAACAGGTGCGGCTGGGCGTGTCCTGGACGCTGGCGACGCGGGCGGTTCATCTGGCCGCCCACTTTTCCGGCGACGCGTTGAAAGTCAGTTTGCACTCCGACCACACCCCACGCCTGATTCAGA
Encoded here:
- a CDS encoding DsrE family protein, encoding MTNLKLVLHIDQADRWPAALSNVANVLRDYPAISLRIVANEAGVYAFLGRTDLLTKMAEAAEKQVAFQACANSLKSHDIDPAHLPKWVTVVPAGVVALAEAQREGFAYIKP
- a CDS encoding DUF6691 family protein, which produces MISSTPTRTESQAPASTLSLLAYLLAGTFFGVVLVKSEAASWYRIQEMFHFQSFHMYGLIGSAVLTGMLTTGLLRHFRARSLDGQAIKIQHKAPGLPRYVFGGLTFGLGWGLAGVCPGPIFTLLGSGIWAMLIVLLFALIGTWLYGVLRNRLPH